In the Malus domestica chromosome 16, GDT2T_hap1 genome, one interval contains:
- the LOC114822119 gene encoding uncharacterized protein At3g61260, producing MRSIEDKEISGGSGINFEFQKANGASRTPHHRTALGKPTPSKWDDAQKWLVGLSRGAEKNQSKTKPRNSNADDLRLIAPVPQKEQDYSDGEEEHHQQEEENGFPVSAMANQYDVETKKVDCDDSVWRSSKKSMENSTAATRSICLRDMGTEMTPIASQEPSRTTTPIRATTPVARSPISSGSSTPVRPCQHGMQGTHQGYQTSTDGGRSSHDQASSCGRGSGTAKRYVEESNACRDMAENPSSDQGTKPSPLETRAMAWDEAERAKYMARYKREEVRIQAWENHEKRKAEMEMRKMEVKAERMKTRGQEKLTNKLAATRRIAEEKRANAEAKLNEKALRTSEKADYIRRTGHLPSTFSFKLPSLCW from the exons ATGAGATCCATAGAAGATAAGGAGATTTCTGGGGGTAGTGGtataaattttgagtttcagaAAGCAAATGGAGCTAGCAGGACACCCCATCACAGAACAGCTTTAGGCAAACCAACACCTTCCAAATGGGATGATGCACAAAAATGGCTGGTGGGATTGTCCAGAGGAGCAGAAAAAAACCAGtccaaaacaaaacccagaaattcAAATGCTGATGACTTGAGACTCATAGCTCCTGTGCCACAGAAGGAGCAGGACTATtcagatggagaagaagaacatcaccaacaagaagaagaaaatggcttTCCTGTGTCAGCTATGGCGAATCAGTACGATGTGGAGACGAAGAAAGTGGATTGTGATGATTCAGTGTGGAGAAGCAGCAAAAAATCTATGGAGAACTCGACAGCGGCTACGAGATCTATATGTTTGAGGGACATGGGGACAGAAATGACCCCTATTGCAAGCCAGGAGCCTTCAAGAACTACCACCCCTATCCGGGCCACAACCCCGGTGGCGCGCAGCCCTATATCTTCGGGGTCATCCACGCCGGTGAGGCCATGTCAGCATGGGATGCAAGGCACTCATCAGGGGTATCAAACATCCACTGATGGGGGGAGAAGTAGTCATGATCAGGCCAGTTCTTGTGGGAGAGGGAGCGGCACAGCGAAACGGTATGTAGAAGAATCAAATGCTTGCAGGGACATGGCTGAGAATCCGAGTTCAGATCAAGGTACAAAACCGAGTCCCTTGGAAACAAGGGCAATGGCTTGGGATGAAGCAGAACGTGCCAAATATATGGCAAG GTACAAGCGTGAAGAGGTGAGAATACAAGCCTGGGAAAATCATGAGAAGAGGAAAGCCGAGATGGAAATGCGAAAAATGGAG GTGAAAGCGGAGAGAATGAAAACTCGGGGTCAAGAAAAGTTAACGAATAAACTCGCAGCAACAAGAAGAATAGCCGAAGAAAAGAGGGCGAACGCTGAGGCCAAACTCAATGAAAAGGCTTTGAGGACTTCAGAAAAGGCAGATTACATAAGGAGGACTGGTCACTTGCCCTCTACTTTCTCTTTCAAGCTGCCTTCTCTTTGCTGGTAG
- the LOC114819129 gene encoding cyclin-dependent kinase G-2-like yields the protein MAAGRHGGYRENEFRERESGFELPRKDFATAKEDYERIRNGNPDVERGQVRDLRDKIRVRQKDFKEGNAANGGGYRSSSSRSDSSNSSGRVVSRGPKPCGFSLRALDREPGELSSESGSDDAIESAVQVKENMVPKVVENGTQSPKERKRKFSPIVWDRDDQGVSNLSKNRITTVAAALPPQPPLSRVHHQSPNVISDNSVQISSAKIDQVENLQSSSPVKAPVGSRSVSNGVSESPLGISSPNQKSGDDHEAEQLGDEEYVPTRNISSSRWAAGNNSPGDEGEILENKEMPKRRKKIPLVGLVEDRVQNNSLTPESGELKRDESERARGQSSESDEGDAHTRSSSRDVYQDNDSERDDYMDTDKDLGNNDSSVSQSETNSDDDNNSRETAEPAAPPQRSVNMLQGCRSVDEFERLNKIDEGTYGVVYRAMDKKTKEIVALKKVKMEKEREGFPLTSLREINILLSLHHPSIVDVKEVVVGSNLDSIFMVMEYMEHDLKALMETKKQPFSQSEVKCLMLQLLAGVKYLHDNWVLHRDLKTSNLLMNNRGELKICDFGLARQYGSPLKPYTHLVVTLWYRAPELLLGAKEYSTAIDMWSLGCIMAELLSKEPLFNGKTEFDQLDKIFKILGTPNETIWPGYSKLPGVKVNFVKHPYNLLRKKFPATAFTGSPVLSDAGFNLLNRLLTYDPEERITAGDALNHEWFREVPLPTTKEFMPTFPAQHAQDRRTRRVLKSPDPLEEQRRKELQQGQIGTGGVFG from the exons ATGGCTGCTGGAAGACATGGGGGTTATCGTGAAAATGAGTTCAGGGAACGAGAGTCCGGTTTTGAGTTGCCAAGAAAGGATTTTGCTACGGCCAAGGAGGACTATGAACGGATTAGGAACGGAAACCCTGATGTTGAAAGGGGTCAAGTTAGGGATTTGAGAGATAAAATTAGGGTTAGGCAGAAGGATTTTAAGGAGGGGAATGCGGCTAATGGTGGTGGGTATCGCTCCTCTTCGAGTAGGAGTGATTCAAGCAATAGCAGTGGTCGGGTTGTGAGCCGTGGGCCCAAGCCTTGTGGGTTTTCTCTTAGGGCATTGGACAGGGAACCTGGTGAATTGTCGAGTGAGAGTGGGTCTGACGATGCTATTGAATCTGCAGTGCAGGTCAAAGAAAATATGGTTCCAAAAGTGGTGGAGAATGGAACTCAGTCTCCGAAAGAGAGGAAAAGGAAGTTTTCGCCAATTGTCTGGGATAGAGATGACCAAGGAGTGAGTAATCTATCAAAAAATAGGATTACCACAGTGGCAGCAGCACTTCCTCCACAACCTCCATTGTCTAGGGTACATCATCAGTCTCCCAATGTTATTTCAGATAACAGCGTACAAATATCTTCAGCTAAAATTGATCAAGTCGAGAATTTACAATCTTCCTCACCAGTTAAGGCACCGGTGGGATCTCGGTCTGTTAGCAATGGTGTTTCTGAGTCTCCATTAGGGATATCTTCACCAAATCAGAAATCGGGTGATGATCATGAAGCAGAGCAGCTAGGAGATGAAGAATATGTTCCCACCCGGAATATATCATCTTCAAGATGGGCAGCAGGAAATAATTCACCTGGGGATGAAGGTGAAATTCTAGAGAACAAGGAAATGcctaaaaggaggaagaaaatacCTCTGGTAGGGTTAGTGGAAGATAGAGTACAGAATAATTCATTAACCCCCGAGTCAGGGGAGCTTAAGAGAGATGAGTCTGAACGAGCAAGAGGGCAGTCATCTGAATCTGATGAAGGAGATGCCCATACAAGGTCTTCCAGTAGGGATGTTTACCAGGATAATGATTCAGAGAGGGATGACTATATGGACACTGACAAGGATCTTGGTAATAATGATTCTAGTGTTAGTCAGTCAGAAACAAATTCAGATGATGACAATAACTCTCGTGAGACAGCTGAACCTGCAGCCCCTCCACAAAGAAGTGTAAACATGCTTCAGGGTTGTAGAAGTGTTGACGAGTTTGAGAGACTAAACAAGATAGATGAAGGCACTTATGGTGTTGTATATAGAGCTATGGATAAGAAAACTAAAGAAATTGTGGCCTTGAAGAAGGTAAAGATGGAGAAGGAAAGAGAAGGTTTTCCATTGACTTCTCTTAGGGAAATAAACATTCTTCTTTCGCTTCATCACCCATCAATTGTCGATGTGAAGGAAGTGGTGGTGGGGAGTAACCTTGATAGTATTTTTATGGTGATGGAATACATGGAACATGATCTTAAAGCACTCATGGAGACAAAGAAGCAGCCATTCAGTCAGAGTGAAGTTAAATGCCTTATGCTCCAGTTATTAGCAGGTGTGAAATATCTCCATGATAATTGGGTGCTTCATCGAGATTTGAAGACATCAAACTTGCTTATGAATAACCGGGGTGAGTTGAAAATATGTGACTTTGGGTTGGCTCGTCAGTATGGGAGTCCTTTAAAACCATATACTCATTTGGTGGTTACTCTTTGGTACAG GGCACCGGAACTTCTGTTGGGAGCGAAGGAATATTCAACAGCTATCGATATGTGGTCACTTGGTTGTATCATGGCTGAACTATTATCAAAGGAGCCACTTTTCAATGGGAAAACTGAATTTGATCAACTTGACAAG atttttaaaatccttggCACACCAAATGAGACAATCTGGCCCGGCTATTCCAAGCTTCCTGGAGTGAAGGTCAACTTTGTTAAGCACCC GTATAATCTTTTGCGCAAGAAGTTCCCAGCTACGGCATTTACTGGATCTCCAGTACTTTCTGATGCTGGGTTTAATTTGTTGAACAGGCTTCTAACTTATGATCCTGAGGAG AGAATTACAGCTGGAGATGCTCTGAATCATGAGTGGTTTCGTGAAGTTCCTCTTCCTACAACAAAGGAGTTCATGCCTACCTTTCCTGCTCAACATGCTCAGGACAG GCGCACGCGGAGAGTTTTAAAGAGTCCAGATCCTTTGGAAGAGCAACGTAGAAAGGAGTTGCAGCAAGGGCAAATAGGAACTGGTGGTGTGTTTGGCTAG
- the LOC103425585 gene encoding uncharacterized protein, translating into MADVFIKTEEPPSQLTPLLDSNNNNNHHHIDPHSSRHLGGEEEYKDTPLDQTLQWLETFLTLLGFNQSSWLSLALSWTALALIGVALPVVVLMVFNCSDCKKYQIKRFELVIVGSQAILAAVSVLCISPRLRKYGIRRFLFVDRYSGHIVRFRNDYIKQIKDSFRLLVRWALPCFLLKTLREVVRMIYVHHDSWGWGKSVGVLFTLVLSWAYVSTITLTASILFHLVCNLQVIHFDDYARLLERESDVLVFMDEHIRLRYHLCKISHRFRIFLLLQFMVVTASQVVTLFETTEYRGDITVINGGDFAVSTIVQVVGIILSLHAATRISHRAQGIATVASRWHALMTCSSNDTSHNRSSNCLVNPEAADTLNSLQISYSESDLESMDYVPMPTNTQLASYMSSYHRRQAFVSYLQTNHGGITIFGWTVDRALLNTIFFIELSLITFVLGKTLVFTST; encoded by the exons ATGGCGGACGTTTTTATAAAAACGGAGGAGCCACCTTCCCAACTTACCCCTCTTCTCGATTCTAATAACAATAACAACCACCACCACATCGACCCTCACAGCAGCCGTCATctgggaggagaagaagaatacAAAGATACCCCATTGGACCAAACCCTCCAATGGCTAGAAACGTTTCTCACTCTCTTGGGCTTCAACCAATCTTCTTGGTTGAGCCTTGCCCTGTCCTGGACGGCTCTGGCTCTCATCGGTGTGGCTCTTCCGGTGGTTGTGCTTATGGTGTTCAACTGCTCCGACTGTAAGAAGTATCAGATTAAAAGGTTCGAGCTCGTTATCGTGGGCTCGCAAGCGATTCTGGCAGCGGTCTCTGTGCTCTGCATCTCCCCCAGGCTTCGCAAATATGGCATTCGGAGGTTCCTCTTTGTCGATCGGTATAGCGGTCATATCGTTCGGTTTCGAAACGATTACATCAAGCAGATTAAG GATTCTTTCCGATTGCTTGTTCGGTGGGCACTGCCATGTTTTCTTTTGAAGACACTGCGTGAGGTCGTCCGCATGATATACGTCCATCACGATTCATGGGGGTGGGGGAAATCAGTTGGTGTACTGTTCACTTTGGTTCTATCATGGGCTTATGTGAGTACAATCACTCTAACAGCCAGCATTTTGTTTCACTTGGTCTGCAATTTGCAAGTTATCCACTTCGACGATTATGCAAGGCTCCTGGAAAGGGAATCTGATGTGCTGGTATTTATGGACGAACATATTCGTCTGCGCTACCATCTCTGTAAAATAAGTCACAGGTTCCGAATCTTCCTTCTCCTGCAGTTCATGGTTGTCACCGCAAGCCAGGTTGTCACTCTATTTGAGACCACAGAATACAGGGGAGACATCACTGTCATAAATGGCGGCGATTTTGCA GTCTCCACAATTGTTCAAGTTGTTGGCATTATTCTCTCCCTGCACGCAGCGACCAGAATTTCCCATAGAGCGCAAGGCATAGCGACAGTTGCCAGTAGATGGCATGCGTTAATGACATGCAGTTCTAACGATACATCTCACAACAGAAGTTCAAACTGCTTGGTGAACCCAGAGGCTGCCGACACATTGAACTCGCTGCAAATAAGCTACTCCGAGAGTGACTTGGAGTCGATGGATTACGTTCCAATGCCTACGAATACACAGCTAGCTTCATACATGTCTTCCTATCACAGGAGACAAGCTTTTG TGTCATACTTGCAAACCAATCATGGGGGGATCACAATTTTTGGATGGACAGTCGACAGAGCCCTCCTCAACACAATTTTCTTCATTGAACTGTCTTTGATCACCTTTGTTCTTGGAAAGACATTAGTTTTCACGTCGACGTGA
- the LOC103425523 gene encoding 4-coumarate--CoA ligase-like 9 — protein sequence MATQQKGSSIDPKSGFCSKTKTFHSLRPKSQLPPQTTPLSLTHYLLSHLHHSPPLPSTPALLDAATGHHILYPEFIFRVRTLAASLQSQLGLSHGQCAFVLSPNSLHLPILHLSLLSLGVIVSPSNPASSSPEISHQIRICKPAVAFATSATAQKIPNSIRLGTILLDSAEFESMMMTCPSSTESLRVEVKQSDTATILYSSGTTGRVKGVELTHRNWISMMAGIHAVRNRSAPHAVCLCTVPFFHVYGFAYCLRVLVTGDTLAWMGRFDLKVMMRSIERFRIAHMACAPPAVVALVKHGDINEMDGYDLSSLQVIGCGGAPLSKSVVEKMRKRLPNVQVSQGYGMTETTARVFGALGPEETRVEGANGRLMSNIEAKIVETETGSALPPLMHGEIWVRGPYVMKGYTGDEEATAAIFDSEGWLKTGDICYIDNGGFLYFVDRIKELIKYKGYQVAPAELEDLLHSHPDIVDAAVIPYPDEEAGQVPMAFVVRSLGSAIDESQIKDFIAKQVAPYKKIRRVAFISAIPKNVQGKVLRKELIKLALSKL from the exons ATGGCGACTCAGCAGAAGGGCAGTAGCATTGATCCAAAGAGTGGGTTTTGCTCAAAGACCAAGACGTTCCACAGCCTGAGACCCAAATCCCAACTCCCTCCCCAAACCACGCCTCTTTCCCTCACCCACTACCTCCTCTCCCACCTCCACCACTCCCCGCCCCTGCCTTCCACTCCCGCCCTCCTCGACGCCGCCACCGGCCACCATATTCTCTACCCCGAGTTCATTTTTCGAGTCCGAACCCTCGCCGCCTCACTTCAATCCCAGCTCGGCCTCTCCCACGGCCAATGCGCCTTCGTTCTGTCCCCCAACTCCCTCCACCTCCCCATCCTccacctctctctcctctccctcgGCGTCATCGTCTCCCCTTCCAACCCCGCCAGCTCCAGTCCCGAAATTTCCCACCAAATCCGCATATGCAAGCCCGCCGTCGCATTCGCCACCTCCGCCACCGCTCAAAAAATTCCCAACTCCATCCGCCTCGGGACCATCCTCCTTGACTCGGCCGAGTTCGAGTCCATGATGATGACATGTCCGAGTTCGACCGAATCGCTTCGAGTTGAAGTGAAGCAATCAGACACCGCCACGATTCTCTACTCATCCGGGACCACCGGGAGGGTCAAAGGCGTGGAGTTGACTCACCGGAACTGGATATCGATGATGGCCGGCATCCACGCGGTTCGAAACCGGTCGGCTCCACACGCTGTGTGTCTCTGTACGGTGCCATTTTTCCACGTGTACGGGTTCGCGTACTGCCTGAGAGTTTTGGTGACGGGGGACACGCTGGCGTGGATGGGAAGGTTCGATTTAAAGGTGATGATGAGATCCATCGAGCGGTTCCGAATCGCCCACATGGCCTGTGCCCCGCCGGCGGTCGTGGCCTTGGTGAAGCACGGAGACATAAACGAGATGGACGGCTACGATTTGAGCTCCCTGCAAGTGATCGGCTGCGGCGGCGCTCCGCTGTCGAAGAGTGTGGTCGAGAAGATGAGGAAGCGGCTGCCCAACGTACAAGTCTCACAG GGATATGGGATGACGGAGACGACGGCCCGAGTGTTTGGCGCGCTGGGCCCGGAAGAAACCCGAGTGGAAGGAGCTAATGGAAGGCTGATGTCAAATATTGAGGCCAAGATTGTGGAGACTGAGACTGGCAGTGCCCTGCCTCCTTTGATGCATGGGGAAATTTGGGTTAGAGGACCATACGTTATGAAAG GTTACACTGGTGACGAAGAAGCAACTGCTGCAATTTTCGACTCAGAAGGATGGTTAAAAACTGGAGACATTTGCTACATAGACAATGGAGGTTTTCTGTATTTCGTCGACCGAATCAAGGAATTGATCAAGTACAAAGGCTACCAG GTTGCCCCGGCGGAGTTGGAGGATTTACTTCATTCCCATCCAGACATTGTCGATGCAGCTGTGATTCC GTACCCAGATGAGGAAGCAGGTCAAGTACCCATGGCCTTCGTCGTGAGGAGCCTTGGAAGTGCCATTGATGAATCACAGATCAAGGATTTCATTGCAAAACAG GTTGCGCCATATAAGAAGATTCGACGGGTAGCATTCATCAGTGCAATACCAAAGAATGTGCAGGGAAAAGTGTTGAGGAAGGAATTAATCAAACTTGCACTATCCAAGTTATGA